The Aedes albopictus strain Foshan unplaced genomic scaffold, AalbF5 HiC_scaffold_500, whole genome shotgun sequence genomic sequence TAAAACACATATAAAACAGTACAAAATAGTTTTACTTTTCTTTTTGGCGAATCTCAAAATATTCTCCCTTTCCAATACGACATCGATTATGCTGTCTAAACAATTGTTCTAGGAGTTATTGAATCATAAATCAGTAAAGTCTAATTCATCTACAGCTGTTTATGTGAGAAATTTGCAAGTGCCAAATAAGTTCTCTATTGCCATAGAGTGAATGAAAACATTAAATCATTGCCAGTACAATAAATAAGACCGTGCATGGGCAACTGCACCCATGGTTTAAGTTGTATATGGCGTTGCATTTATTTTGTGGAGAAAATGTTACGCCGCATAGAACGTGGGACAGTAGCTCAATCAGCTTAAATGCTATTCACTTAATATCTACCGCGAGCGCCAACTGGTGATCTTGATCGGAACcgtccgccgccgccgccactgctTCGACCACCCCCGTAGCCGCTTCCGAAGCCACTGCTGTAGCTATCGCGGCCCGAATCACGGCTGTAGCCACCAGATCCACCGCTGGAGCGGCTGCTTCCGTAGCTATCGAAGCGGCTTCCGCTACGGCTTGCACCACGGAAACCTCCACTGCTGCCACCATTGCGGTAGCCACCTCCGTCGCGGAAACCACCCCGAGAGCTGGAACGGAAACCACCGCTGCTGCCGGATCGTCCTGGTGGACCACGGAATCCTCGTGGGCCCCCACGTGGATTACGACGACCCTTGGAGATCTCAACCCGAAGCTTGGAACCGAGGATATCCTGGCCGTTCAGGTTGTCGCATGCCGATTCGGCTTCCTCTTTGTTTTCGAACTCAATGAAAGCAAAACCTGGGGGATTGAAAGCTACCCAAACAGAGTTCAATTTACCGTACTTGGTGAATTCTCCTTCGAGATCTTCCTTCTTCACTTTATCGGTGAGGTTGCCGACGTAGACTCTAGTGCCCTTCTCTTCGCTCATTTTTACTGTTCAAACCGTTCAATCGACGAGTGTGCGTGCCTTGCGTAGATGTCGACGATGCGTTGATATACGTCGGAAACGTCGATTGCGATTACTGTGGAATTGATCAGAACAGTGGGTCGTAGCAAAATAAGTTACTCAGGTAGATATGGTATATGATTTTTGTTGGTGTTGAACATAGGCTCGATGGATGTGTAACTGAATCGTTTCTACTGTTAGCATCATTCGTGCGCTTCTACTCTTGCGGCGAAGTAACAGTACTATAGAGGTTTGCATTTGATAGCTACTCTTTTGCTTGCAATGATGCTTCAGTTAACACATGCGTCGTAGACATATTTTTGGTATTCGATTTGGTAAATGTGTGTGCTATTTCAAACAAAACATTTGGTGTGTCGTAGAACGTGGCTGGCTAGCAGGATTTTTGGTGGCAATCGAAAATAAATAGTTGAAGAGTAAAACTGCACATAATAGTAGGGTTGGTAGGTAGAAGGCTGTTGTTACACAGATACGTAGATTCGGAGTAGAAAGCGTAGATGAGGAAACGTTGCTTTTCGATGTATGAAATAGGATTTTCTAATCAGATGTAGTCGCCATTTTGTTTTTTCTTGTTGGATTTTCAGATGGTGTTAAGTGCGCAGATGTGAATCAATTTTCGATTGCAGGCTAGTAGGGAAACGCGATGATGCTGGGCATTTTTGTTTTTCCGGTTGCAGTTTTTACAAGATGCATCGTATAACATTTGAAGGCGAAAGAAAGGACTCAGAAACGCCACAACTATGTTGAATTGAAGCACGATACATTTAGACCGAAGATAAAATATCTAACAAAAATGGCGAAAATGGAATGatattgtagtttttttttgttgagtcACATGATATAGGATGAGAATACACAAGGAAAGTGTTCCAGGATAGGTACACCAAAAAATAACATTAGTGGCAGGTTTAAAAAAAGTAAATTAATCCATGCAGTTTTTACAACTTTCTAGCTTAAACAACAAAAAGTGGTCTCTCGCATGGTAAAGCCATGCCAGATCACAAAATCTTGCATTGCGTGATCGTGTCTTGTTTCTTCTTCTATGTTACGCTCGGAGAAATattgatttttcgtttgacgCAGTAGCAAAGATGGCGATGCAGTTTTCACTTGTCCGAAGGGGTGCTGGGTTAGCAGCAAAGAAAACTATTTTAGCCGATGACGGTATGAAATTAATCTTTTACACGCTATGATTCACTGGGAGCCGAAAGGATTGCTTTTTATTTTCTCCTATGTATGAAGAAGCTCAAAACGACGCCAACGAAGAAGCATCACTAAATAAGGTCAAATCGCCGATTATGTAAAGAAAATCCATTTTAACTGCGTTTTAGTCGAAGCGTAGGAATCGTAGAAAATCAGAGCGACTTTTGCGTTGGTAATTGACTGGAATTTGCCTCGAAGATTAATTTTCCACAGATTTTTGGCTTCACTAGAGATATCCAATATGGCGTCGTTCTTTGGTTCAACAAGGCACGCACAAGCACTTTTACGGTTTCGTTGCAGAGAatgaaaaatcaataattttcacTACTATACGGAAAAAGAACTGAAGAATACTGTCGTAAAGCGGTTCTGATCGAAAAAACGTTGAAATTATTGGTTTTGTGGTGGCTGTAATAGGTTACCGTCGAATACGAGCGAACTTCGTCGATGCAGAATGGGCGGCGGCGATTTAATGAAGATGGCGTACGGTGTCGGCTTCCAATTTTCTCAGACCAGACTGAGCTTCAAAGTCAAACCTTCCACTGAATATGAATCACCACAGAAAGAAGCGGAGAGTGAACTAGGTACGTCCGATCCAATCGAACGATTGAGACGGAATAAAACAGCGCTGGTCAGCGGTTTGTCTAACTGCCTGTCTTTCGATAAATTTCGTAACGCTTAACTGGTACACTGCAAAAATTCCTCACGCTAGATTTGCAAATAAAATTTAAACcccttatggctagtttccactttgtacgtactgtgcaaaaagatagtcaagtaatgattccgcttcaaaattacttgtgcaattcgcagatggcaagtaaggaaaaaagtgcacggagaaatcaaactacctaatttttgggtcgattttactcaaagctgagtatatcgaataaactagttacccaaaattaggttgttttccctctttccctcaccgatgttgtcaaaaacaaacagagatacatctacccaacgggggtccttgaggtttactcaaatttgggttgaatgaggggggggtcttgggttgaatttacctactcttaagtaaatgtttttgctggaggtgaaggcaatttacctagtgtgagttaaatcgatttactcaaatttggcttattgggccgaactatgggattgcgtcaaaagaacttaattttgggtagtttggcggttccgtgtgttacactcgtaacgcctctcgtgcaaatcaaatggagctgtcacttttccttgcggaaaaataattTGTCGGCGTTATAAGGGCTCGTTCAAAAAATACGTAACGCAAAGGGggaagggagggggtctagcactgtgtgacgcttcatacaaaatttcgaatttttccatacaaaaaatgttacgtgggggagggagggggtctgaaattgtcaaattttgcgttacgtaatatttgaatgaaccctaaggcATTTTtggacgtttcaaatcagctgcttTTTGAATGTTTACTGTGGTGTTTCTGTCTTGACAGTTCGAGTAATAATGATCTTTCTAAATACACCGCCTACTTAgcggtctgctaaactaccacatctcttTTTCTTCAACGAAAGATGTTAATTTTGTGACTGATTTCTTCTAGTAGTGGTTGTATGTCAAACACCGAGAACGAAATGCAGGAGTTCCCTTGTCAGGCGAGCTCCTCATCCCATTTTCCGCCGGACTCAACAGATCGCATCTGTTAGCGATGCGACGGCGTTGTAGTGTCTCTGACTTGCGCAGGCCTCCAGTTGCTAATTTTACTGTATTAGCTGGCTTTTGCTGAGCCCTTCCAACCGATCCGGGCGCGCGTCTTCGTACTTGGATGCCTTGGTAAGGAATTCCTCTTTGTCCTCTAAGGGAGTTAGGACGTGAAGTATATGGCGTTCCATCAAAAAGCGATTGGTGTTAGAGGGCACTAACGACGGTTGGTCGGGCAAGATGGATGGATCTTTCATGGTGATGCTACCAGCACTTAGTGATGAGCTTTTCAAGGATACTTTAACGCGACGTTTGTTAAAGTTCGTAGCATGGCTACATCGTACATACCTGTACATACTTCCATTTGGACTTGGAAAAGAGTCGTGAACTGGATGACCATTTGTAAGTTTTGGCGCAGCGCGTTTTGCGTTTGTTATCGTCCTTACCTTCCTGCTACCCCGCCTGCCACTACCGGGGGACATAGCCAATACGTTGACTCCGTTAATGGTAGAAGCAACGAAATTAACACtactcacggcgtgtgtatgggaaaagtttataacaaaaaaataggcatcgtcaaatttttcgctattcaaaaatagaggcttccagctttcatttgcagggtccctcaaaaaaatccaccgagggatcccgaacaactttttcagaatactgtttttccccatacaaaatgcacggttccaaattaatccctatttctacttaacaaacatacccaatttttgtatgaaaaagttcccccgatgaaatatttcgatgttgggattgaatgaaagctggtagcgtcaactttcacgtagcgtaaaaattagcgatgcccatttttttgtaataaatttgttcttccAGACACACCGTGTACTCATCGTCGGCGCCGTGGTTACTGAGTCTCTCGGTTGGGTTTCTCCCGAAGTGCTATTTCGATTAGGTTCCGCATTGAGTGCTGCTGTTCCGACCATTTTGGCTTCTACGGCAGTCTTAACTCTGATGGTACACTGCACTAGACCGACGTCATTTTGCTTCGCGTGTAATTTTTTTCTATCTTCTGCAGTTTCAACGTCTTTTGCTGACATTTTGACTATGTTTCAAACCCGGCAGATGGATTATATTACAACCACCGGACCCGACAGATCGTATCTGCCGCTACGGTTGCTCCCTCCTAGGCGAGCATTACTTCGCTGGACCCAACGGATCGAGTCCGTCGCTTCAGCAGCCCCCTTCGAAAGGCGAGCTTCTTTTTTTCCAACCACCGGACCCGACAGTTCGAAACTGCCGCTTCGGTTGCTTCCTCATAGGTGAGCATTTTCTCGCTGGACCCAACGGATCGAATCCGTCGCTTCAGCAGCTCCCTTCGAAAGGCGAGCTTTTTTTTCAACTACCGGACCCGACAGTTCGAAACTGTCGCTTCGGTTGCTTCCCTCACCAGGTAAGCATTCTTTTTGCTGGACCCGATGGATCGAATGCCCTTCAGCATCCAGCTCCCTTCGAAAGCAAGCTTCCGCCGGACCCGACAGATCGTATCTGTCGCTACGGCAGCCCCCTTCCTTCTGAGGTgagcttttttttttacttgcaccggccagattttcatccgCCGGTGGAGCATTTTAATCCTCTTTTGTCTGACCCGAGTAGATATTATCCGTCGGGATCAGACTGTGCATATGTCGCCAATGTGGTGTTTCTGTCTTGACAGTTCGAGTAATAATGATCTTTCTAAATACACCGCCTACTCAgcggtctgctaaactaccacatttaccattaccagttttgaagtccaaccggtgggccgatttatttacattttcgatagcataacatgtgatacaggcccatccaataaacgaggttcatttatctgcaaaaatgcgtcaattcgCCCActatatccgtagaccgtggggatgtttttttcatctgctagtgacatcatgcagctcgggggattgatacactgcaaaaactgcaaacaatTATTTTATGTTTTGCACACATAAATTTTTGCAATTTGTGTGGACAAATGATGATTATGGGTGGCACACATAACGAAttattttttggtatttatcgttTTGTTGCGAGATCACACATAAAAACAGtttaaaataacaaataaaatcaatccagctttttacgatatgatgaggggtgattcaactttgacaattcttgccgccagcccttgcagcatcagagcTCATCAGAGTAGCCGGAAATTTCAGTTCAACTTCGGCAAAATGTCCAAATTTTTCATCCAGGATGTTTGTTAGCGTTTCTGTATGAAATCAATAAAACCTTTTCCTTTAATTTTAGATTTGTGATGGCCGCCTGTACATGTAAAACCGCAACACCTGAGATAGAATTGGCAGAGAAAGGAAATAACGAGTTGACGTCGAAATATACCCACCAAATTATTTTGGGACTGTAACTTCATCAATCCACTTAAACCCAACCCGCTCAGCAGTGTAAACTTTCCCTATATTTTTTAGAACAAATGTTGcagttttttgataacctaactcgtcctagtttttttttcaatgcctGAGGTTTCCAgtcgaaaaaaatctgaatttgatGCATTGATTTGATCAATCATGTTGTTTTGTAACGGTCAAGTTGCGAGAAGAATGATTTGAATATGAAAATTTTACGCACGAAttcatactggcctgcttactctcacccaaaatttgacgtttgagaggtgtcggcaccgctcaaacgtcaaatttcctgtgagagtaagcaggccagcataaattcgtgcagtggaccatgctaAATGAGGCACACAATAAATTTGGAAACATTATTTTACATGCGTCATGTTATTGGAGTGGTTATGATGGAGAATGATCACTTTTTATTAACGACAcgataaatcttttttttttctcctgaaCCGCGAGTTGGAATAAAGGATcagatccgctgtccagcgcaataCGACCGACGTAATGTTTCACCCGAGatgtttcacgtatggatttgaataaaaatcgttTGTCGCGTGTAAGGAAGCTTTGGGTTTTATCCGTGAGGTCAATATCAACTTTCCCTACTTATGAAAATAAGAGATGTGGGGACATGGCCATATGGCGTGCGGCGGCGCAGCCATTATAAAACTGAATGACATTGATTGTCTTACGATATTAATTTTCAACGTCCCAAGGTTCCTCAGAAATTACAGAATCGTTAGATTGAATTGTTGGCTTGGTTATTTAAAGCATCGAAATGTAACACCGGAAacctacaaagaaaaaaaaaacattaaaagtttcaaataacaaaaaatacGAAAACAGTGGCATATCTTGCAACGATAACAATGGTTACAATGGCAACATACTAGGTGAAAATTTTAGACAGTTCGaaagcagtgaactgaaattttcagcTACTATGATGCTGCAAAGGCTGTCGGCAACATCCGTCAAAAACGAATCACTCCTCAacgtagcgtaaaaagctggataacatTACTTATACATTTAATAGATGCACTCAAATGGTTTTTATATTAGAGAATATAACTTTATCAGGAATTAATGTTACAAGTTTGATCCAAAAAGCTGTTAACATGATTTTAAAACACAGCAATCAGCTTATTTGGAAATATTCAAACATCGTATTGCTCTAAAAAGTAGGTCGAtgagtgaccaatcgatcaactttgcaGTTCCGAACCAGGTTTCGGATGATGTTTTAAAGTTGTGCTCCTGAGAATTCTCGAGTTTCCAAAGACTTTTCAAATTTATGCGATTGAGGACAACTCAAGGGACAACTATTCCATGCTCCAGAGAATAGGACTTCGAAGATTTAAGAAGAAATAACGCCACTACGAAGTGCAACTTCCGCAGCACATTATTTTGTAAACGTGTTTCTGTCGCCATCTTTTCACTTCGGGCATCGCCGGCGGCTTGGCCGACGGCTGACACAGACACTGCAGAAAACCCGCATAGAAAAATGTACAGTTTGTCTTGGATTCCAAACAGTAAAATTCTTCTTACTGTTAGTGTTGACATATCACAGACTGTTGCTTTCATGTTGAACAAAACAAAACCTGACGCTTTGTATTATAAAACATGGTTTAAGCAATTCATACCAAACTGTTACATTATATTGTACAGTTCAATCAATGTTAAATTATATGGACACAAAAACCCGTCATGTATTGTTGAAAAACAGCAGCACCTTTTGACAAACAGTCGATTGGCTTGCTTACGCTTTTCACTTATACACGCGTTTACTACTATACataacaatttttgaacaatttggcAAATGGTTGCACGCATTGGTATTTGTGTGCAAAacatgaaacaaaaattttggcAGTTTCGTTTATTTTTTTAGTTGTTCTGTTTATTTTTGGAGTAAGAAGTCCGGAATTTACGAGAGTGACCGAAAAAGTGTTGGCCCTGCAGCTACTTCGATCCAGAACCGCGTGTAGCATTAGAACCCGATTGTTATTTGCCGCATCTCGATGATCACCTGCATAACGGAATCAATCAGTCGCAGTTCAGGCAACACGGCAGCTCCTTCTGCAAGGCAGATTCGGCTGGCAGAAGCACTCCGATTGGCGATTCAGGATTCAAAAACATCCACCCTTTGATCGTGACCACTGGGGCTGGTGAAACGGGTGAACTTGTTGGTTGGTCATAACATCACCCACCGCATGTTAAATAACTGGACAACGCAAACTCGATCGGCATCTTCATAGCTCCCAAAAGTTGTAGAGTTGCAAATGATTTGCCAGGCTAGCAGAAGCCAAGTTCTGCACGCTTCCTACCAACCATCAAGAAGGCGAAAAGTGTTGCCTGTAGATTGCTGGAAATGCGACCGAGTCAGATCAGTCGCTATTATTCGTTGCCAAATCCTCATAGGTGTCATAGGTGGAAACGACTCCGGATTTAGACGGTGGCGTTCGAAAGGATATCACAAGTTCAGGTAATATTTACTTCCTCAGTTCTCCTTATTTTACTGATAATCCATGAACATTTCCAGATATTCATGATGCCTTCAAGCGATGAAGACTTATCGAGAGACATCGGTGCAGAAACTCACGGCGACGCCGGTACCGGCTTTTGGCTCGGTTTTGCCCTGCCGACCATTCTGATCATCAACCATTACTGAACCGAACTCCCCTGGGGGATAACCTGCAACGTCCTTCTATAGCATCATCACGCCGAAAATCAGATAGTTAAACAGtgaataaaatgtaattaaatgCGCAATATTAGTGTTTtaattcccaaaaaatattacaaacgtaacagaACCGTACGATGTATTGCTATTACAACTGTATGAGAACTGTATACCATAAGCCTTTGGAACTATATTGCAATATAAAGTAATTATCACACAAACTGTCTATTTTTATTCCG encodes the following:
- the LOC109428038 gene encoding RNA-binding protein Rsf1 codes for the protein MSEEKGTRVYVGNLTDKVKKEDLEGEFTKYGKLNSVWVAFNPPGFAFIEFENKEEAESACDNLNGQDILGSKLRVEISKGRRNPRGGPRGFRGPPGRSGSSGGFRSSSRGGFRDGGGYRNGGSSGGFRGASRSGSRFDSYGSSRSSGGSGGYSRDSGRDSYSSGFGSGYGGGRSSGGGGGRFRSRSPVGARGRY